A section of the Meles meles chromosome 8, mMelMel3.1 paternal haplotype, whole genome shotgun sequence genome encodes:
- the LOC123949686 gene encoding double C2-like domain-containing protein gamma, producing MAGIAAASRGRPRRVSMREHMAIDVSPGPIRPIRLISHYFPRFYPFTEHTLRTPEPHPAVTPAPQPQPDPEPEGDSDDSTALGTLEFTLLFDADNSALHCTAHRAKGLKPPASGSVDTYVKANLLPGASKASQLRTRTVRGTRGPVWEETLTYHGFTRQDAGRKTLRLCVCEDPRLRRRRQAPPLGELRVPLRKLVPNQARSFDVCLEKRKLTKRPKSLDTARGMSLYEEEEVEAAGEERGRILLSLCYSSRRRGLLVGVLRCAHLAPMDANGYSDPFVRLFLHPNVGKRSKYKTSVRKKTLNPEFNEEFFYAGPREELAQNTLLVSVWDYDLGTADDFIGGVQLSSQAGGERQRHWCECLGRSDHRLELWHPLDGASLQLSD from the exons ATGGCAGGCATCGCAGCGGCGAGCCGGGGGCGGCCACGGCGGGTGAGCATGCGGGAGCACATGGCCATCGACGTGAGCCCCGGCCCCATCCGGCCCATCCGCCTCATTTCCCACTACTTCCCGCGTTTCTACCCCTTCACTGAGCACACCCTGCgcaccccagagccacaccctgCGGTGACCCCCGCACCCCAGCCGCAGCCCGACCCGGAGCCAGAGGGAGATTCAGACGACAGCA CTGCCCTGGGCACCCTCGAGTTCACACTTCTTTTTGACGCGGACAACAGCGCCCTGCACTGCACGGCTCACCGTGCCAAG GGTCTCAAGCCACCAGCCTCAGGCTCTGTGGACACCTATGTCAAAGCCAATCTGCTGCCAGGGGCCAGCAAG GCCAGCCAGCTGAGGACCCGTACGGTTCGGGGCACAAGGGGGCCTGTCTGGGAGGAGACACTCACCTACCACGGCTTCACCCGCCAGGATGCTGGGCGGAAGACTCTGCG gctgtgtgtgtgtgaggaccCACGGCTGCGGCGACGGCGGCAGGCGCCTCCCCTGGGGGAACTGCGGGTGCCCCTGAGGAAGCTGGTGCCGAACCAAGCCAGGAGCTTCGATGTGTGTCTGGAGAAGCGGAAGCTG ACCAAGAGGCCCAAGAGCCTGGACACAGCCCGAGGCATGTCCCTGTATGAGGAG GAGGAGGTGGAGGCAGCCGGGGAGGAGCGGGGCCGTATCCTGCTATCCCTGTGCTACAGCTCCCGGCGGCGCGGCCTGCTGGTGGGGGTGCTGCGCTGCGCCCACCTCGCCCCCATGGATGCCAACGGCTACTCGGACCCCTTTGTCCGCCT TTTCCTGCATCCAAATGTGGGGAAGAGATCTAAGTACAAGACCAGTGTTCGGAAGAAGACCCTGAACCCCGAGTTCAATGAG gAGTTCTTCTATGCAGGCCCAAGGGAGGAGCTGGCCCAGAACACACTGCTGGTGTCCGTATGGGACTATGACCTGGGCACAGCTGACGACTTCATTG GTGGGGTCCAGCTGAGTAGCCAGGCTGGCGGGGAACGCCAGCGGCACTGGTGTGAATGCCTGGGCCGCAGTGACCACCGACTGGAGCTGTGGCACCCGCTGGACGGCGCGTCCCTCCAGCTCAGCGACTAG